One Peromyscus leucopus breed LL Stock chromosome 14, UCI_PerLeu_2.1, whole genome shotgun sequence genomic window carries:
- the Gpr22 gene encoding G-protein coupled receptor 22 — MCFSPAVEINMQSESNITVRDDMDDIDTNMYQPLSYPLSFQVSLTGFLMLEIVLGLGSNLTVLVLYCMKSNLINSVSNIITMNLHVLDVIICVGCIPLTIVILLLSLESNTALICCFHEACVSFASVSTAINVFAITLDRYDISVKPANRILTMGRAVMLMTSIWIFSFFSFLIPFIEVNFFSLQSGNPWENKTLLCVSTSEYYTELGMYYHLLVQIPIFFFTVIVMLITYTKILQALNIRIGTRFSTGQKKKARKKKTISLTTHETTDMSHSSGGRNVVFGVRTSVSVIIALRRAVKRHRERRERQKRVFRMSLLIISTFLLCWTPISVLNTTILCLGPSDLLVKLRLCFLVMAYGTTIFHPLLYAFTRQKFQKVLKSKMKKRVVSIVEADPMPNNAVIHNSWIDPKRNKKVTYEDSEIREKCLVPQVVTD, encoded by the coding sequence ATGTGTTTTTCTCCTGCTGTGGAAATCAACATGCAGTCTGAATCAAACATTACAGTGCGAGATGACATGGATGACATCGACACCAATATGTACCAACCACTATCATACCCATTAAGCTTTCAAGTATCTCTCACTGGATTTCTCATGTTAGAAATTGTGTTGGGACTTGGCAGCAACCTTACTGTATTGGTACTTTACTGCATGAAATCCAACTTAATCAACTCTGTCAGTAACATTATTACAATGAATCTCCATGTACTTGATGTAATAATTTGTGTGGGATGTATTCCTCTAACTATAGTGATCCTTCTGCTCTCACTGGAGAGTAACACTGCACTCATCTGCTGTTTCCATGAAGCTTGTGTTTCCTTTGCAAGTGTTTCGACAGCAATCAACGTTTTTGCTATCACTCTGGACAGATATGACATCTCTGTAAAACCTGCAAACAGAATTCTGACAATGGGCAGAGCCGTAATGCTAATGACATCcatttggattttttctttcttctcattcctgATTCCCTTCATTGAAGTAAATTTCTTCAGTCTTCAAAGTGGAAATCCATGGGAAAACAAGACATTGTTGTGTGTCAGTACAAGTGAGTACTACACTGAGCTGGGGATGTATTACCACCTTCTAGTTCAGATCCCCATTTTCTTCTTCACGGTTATAGTGATGTTGATCACATACACCAAGATACTTCAGGCTCTTAACATCCGGATAGGCACCAGATTCTCAACAGGGCAGAAGAAGAAAGCTCGGAAGAAAAAGACAATCTCTCTAACCACACATGAGACCACAGACATGTCACACAGCAGTGGTGGGAGGAACGTCGTCTTTGGTGTGAGAACTTCAGTTTCTGTAATAATAGCCCTCCGGCGTGCTGTGAAACGCCACCGAGAACGACGAGAAAGGCAGAAAAGAGTCTTCAGAATGTCGTTATTGATTATTTCTACATTTCTTCTCTGTTGGACAccaatttctgttttaaataccACCATTTTGTGTTTAGGCCCAAGTGACCTTTTAGTAAAATTAAGATTGTGTTTTCTAGTCATGGCTTATGGAACGACTATATTCCACCCTCTCTTGTATGCATTCACCAGACAAAAATTTCAAAAggtcttaaaaagcaaaatgaaaaaacgAGTTGTTTCCATAGTTGAAGCTGATCCCATGCCTAATAATGCTGTAATACACAACTCATGGATAGAtcctaaaagaaacaaaaaggttaCCTATGAAGACAGTGAAATAAGAGAGAAATGTTTAGTACCTCAGGTTGTTACAGACTAG